In Nocardioides sp. zg-1228, a single window of DNA contains:
- a CDS encoding DUF664 domain-containing protein, with the protein MDTNPHDTTRDDLLDWLESKRRHVRQQVEAMRIEDRRVSTLPSGWTPLGLVHHLTHDVERLWFRAAVGGEQVALPVGYDGWRLPIDLSDDDVLGAYEEECRLATEVIARRPLDAPLAWWFEGEDPPYSTMREVLLHVLVETATHAGHLDACRELADGGQRLVLDRPE; encoded by the coding sequence GTGGACACGAACCCGCACGACACCACCCGCGACGACCTGCTCGACTGGCTGGAGAGCAAGCGCCGCCACGTCCGGCAGCAGGTCGAGGCGATGCGGATCGAGGACCGGCGCGTCTCGACCCTCCCGTCGGGGTGGACGCCGCTGGGGCTGGTGCACCACCTCACCCACGACGTCGAGCGGCTGTGGTTCCGTGCGGCGGTCGGCGGCGAGCAGGTCGCCCTCCCCGTGGGCTACGACGGCTGGCGGCTCCCGATCGACCTGAGCGACGACGACGTGCTGGGCGCCTACGAGGAGGAGTGCCGGCTCGCGACCGAGGTGATCGCCCGGCGGCCGCTGGACGCGCCGCTGGCGTGGTGGTTCGAGGGCGAGGACCCGCCCTACTCGACGATGCGCGAGGTGCTGCTGCACGTGCTCGTGGAGACCGCGACGCACGCCGGACACCTCGACGCGTGCCGCGAGCTCGCCGACGGCGGCCAGCGGCTGGTGCTCGACCGGCCGGAGTGA